The window CGACCTCGACGACGTCTTCGGCGACCCCCGGCACACCGGCAAACCCACGGGCGGCGACATCCGGGCGGGCAAGCCCACCTACCTCGTCGCCCTGGCGCAGGCCCGCGCCGAGGCGACCGGGAACCGGCACGGCCTGGCCGTGCTGCGGCAGGCCCTCGGCCGCGCCGACCTGTCCGAGAGCCGCCTCGACGAGGTCCGTGACGTACTGGTCGACACCGGCGCTCGTGACATCGTCGAGGCGAGGACCCAGCGGCTGGTCGCCCAGGGCATGCGCCACCTGCGGTCCGCCCCGCTCGAGCCGGAGGGCCGACTGCGGCTACGGGAACTGCTGCAGGCCACGGCGGGACCATCCACTCGGCCCAGGCCCGCACCCACACCACGCGGCATGCAGGACGACACGCCCGTCCCGCTCCTGCTCGCCGCCGGCGCAGAGAGGTCCGTCCGATGACCAGAAGCGTCCCCGGACCCACGGACCACGTCGTGGTGGTCGGCGCCGGGCTCTCCGGCCTGGCGGCCACCCTGCACCTGCTGGGGGCGGGCCGTCGGGTCACCCTCGTGGAGCGCGACACCCTGCCCGGAGGCCGCGCCGGACGCCTGGACCGCGCCGGCTACCGCATCGACACCGGCCCCACCGTGCTGACCATGCCCCACCTGGCCGACGAAGCCTTCGCCGCGGTCGGCGAGAGTCTCCACGACCGCGTCGACCTCATCCCCCTCCACCCGGCCTACCGGGCCCTGTTCGCCGACGGCAGCAGCATCGACGTACACACCGGTGCGGAGGCCATGGAGGCGGAAGTCGAGCGCTTCGCCGGCGCCGAGGAGGCCGCGGGATACCGGCGGCTGCGCCACTGGCTGGAGCAGCTGTACCGGACGCAGATGCGGCACTTCATCGACACCAACTTCGACTCGCCGTTCCAGCTGCTGACACCGGACCTGGCACGGCTCGCCGCACTCGGCGGGTTCGGGCGCCTGGACGCGGGGATCGGCCGTCACCTGCGCGACGAACGCCTGCGCCGCGTCTTCTCCTTCCAGTCGCTGTACGCCGGAGTCCCGCCGAGCCGGGCCCTCGCCGCGTACGCCGTGATCGCCTACATGGACACCGTCGCCGGCGTGTACTTCCCCCGCGGCGGCATGCACGCCCTGCCGCAGGCCATGGCGGACGCCGCCGCGGACGCGGGAGCGGACCTGCGCTTCGGACAGGACGTCCTGCGGCTGGAGCGCTCCGGCTCCCGCGTCACCGCCGTCGTCACCGATCAGGAGCGCATTCCGTGCGACGCCGTGGTCCTCACCCCTGACCTGCCGGTCGCCTACGGCCTTCTCGGTCACACGCCCCGCCGCCCCCTGCGGATCAGGCACGCACCGTCGGCCGTCGTCCTGCACGCCGGTACCGACCGGACCTGGCCCCGCCTCGCTCACCACACGCTGTCCTTCGGGGCACCGTGGCACCGCACCTTCGACGAACTCACCCGCACCGGCCGTCTGATGAGCGACCCCTCACTGCTCATCACCCGTCCCACCGCCACCGATCCCACGCTCGCGCCGCCCGGCCGCCACCTCCACTACGTCCTCGCGCCGTGCCCGAACACCGACATCGGACCCGACACCACCGCCTGGGCCGATCTCGCACCGCGCTACCGCGACAGTGTCCTGCGGGTGCTGGAGCGGCGCGGATTCGAAGGCATCACCGACGCCATCGAGGAGCAGACACTCGTCACGCCGGCCGACTGGCAGGCCCAGGGGCACGCGGCAGGAACGCCTTTCTCGGCCGCCCACACCTTCGCCCAGACCGGACCTTTCCGGCCGCGCAACCTCGTCCGCGGCACCGACAACGCGGTACTCGCGGGCTGCGGCACCACACCGGGCGTCGGCGTCCCGACCGTCCTGCTCTCCGGCAAGCTCGCCGCGGCCCGGATCACCGGGCTGCACGCGGCCCCCGGTCCACACCGCAGGCGCACCGCGCCGACCACCCCGGAAGGAACGCACTGATGACCGTCCGTGAACTCGACGCGGCGGGCATCACCGACCCGGCACTGCGCGACGCCTACACACAATGCCGCCGGCTCAACGCCCGGCACGGCAGGACCTACTTCCTCGCCACCCGGCTGCTGCCCGTCCATCGGCGTCCCGCCGTCCACGCCCTCTACGGTTTCGCCCGCTGGGCGGACGACATCGTCGACTCCATGGACCCGGGCATCGCGCCCCGGCGCCGCGCCGCGGACCTCGACCGCCTCCACACACGCCTGGCGCAGGGACTCAGAGACGGTGACAGTCCCGAGCCGGTGGTGCTCGCACTGGCCGACACGGCCCGGCGGTACGCCATCGACCACCAGTACTTCAGCGACTTCATGGCGTCCATGCGCAGCGACCTGGAGATCACCGACTATCCGACCTACGACGACCTGCGTGCGTACATGCACGGTTCCGCGGCGGTCATCGGGCTCCAGATGCTGCCGATCCTGGGAACCGTGGTCCCCCGCGAGGAGGCGGCCCCGCACGCGGCCGCCCTGGGCGTGGCCTTCCAGTTGACCAACTTCCTGCGTGACGTGGGCGAGGACCTCGACCGGGGACGGGTCTACCTGCCCGCCGACCTGCTGCGCGCCCACGGCGTCGACCGGGAGCTGCTGTGCTGGAGCCGCCGCACCGGCCTCCGGGACCGGAGGATCACCGACGCGCTGAAAGCCGTCGAGGACCTCACCCGCGGCGTCTACCGCGAGGCCGCACCGGGGATCGCGATGCTCGATCCGGTGACGCGCCCCTGCATCCGCACGGCCTTCGTGCTGTACGGCGGCATCCTGGACGCTGTCGCCGACGACGGGTACGGGGTGCTCCACCGCCGCGCAGTGGTCCCCCGCCGACGGCGTGCCGCGGTGGCGGTCGACGGGCTGGTGCGTCTGGTGGCCGCCCAGGTGGTCGGGCGTGCGGTTCGCCGGGCGGCGTCACCGGACTCGCGGGAGCTGCCCGTCCCGAGGCCTGCGGCGTCCGGGGCCCTGCCCGGCGCGGTACCACTGCACGAGGAGATCACGTGAGTCCCGACCGTTCCGCTCGACGCGGACGATTTCCGCTGTCGCTGCGCAAGAACCCGTTGGCGTGGGAGCGGCAGCGTCCCACCTGGCGTGAGGCCCGCCCCGCGGTGATCGCCCAGGCCCTGAAGCGCGCCCAGGCGCGCCCGTCCGGCAACTGGTACGTCGTAGGCGCCACCGAGGACATCCGTGACGACCGGCCCCTGGCCCGGACGGTCGACGGACAGGAAGTGGTCGTCTGGCGCGACGCCTCGAACCGGCTGGTCGCCGGGCCCGGCATCTGCCCTCATCTGGGCGCCCCGCTCCGGGACAGTCCGGTGCGTTGCGGCGCCCTCGTCTGCCACTGGCACGGACTCGCCCTGCGGGGCGACGCGTTCGCGGGCTGGGAGCCCCTGCCCGCGCACGACGACGGCGTCCTCGTGTGGGTGCGCCTGGACGACGTGGGCGGCGAACACCCCCTGGAGGCACCGGTGGTACCGGTCAGGCCCGCCCCGGCGGGAGCGGTGTCGGCCGTCTACGAGGGCGTCGGCCGTTGCGAGCCGGAGGACATCGTCGCCAACCGCCTGGACCCGTGGCACGGGGCGTGGTTCCATCCGTACTCCTTCGTCGACCTGACCGTCGTCGACACGCCCGCGGCGGGCACGGAGTGCGCGGCCACGGACCTGGACGGCTTTGCCGTCGACGTCTCCTTCAAGCTCGCCGGACGACTCGTCGTGCCGGTTCGGGCGGTGTTCACCGCGCCCGAGCCGCGCACGGTCGTCATGCACATCACGGAGGGCGAGGGGCAGGGGTCGGTGGTCGAGACCCACGCGACTCCGCTCGGCCCCGACGAACGGGGCAGGCCCCGGACCACGGTGGTGGAGGCCGTCGTGGCGGCGTCGGACCGTCCCGGGTTCACCGTGGCCCGCAGGATGGCGCCGGTGCTGCGGCCTCTCATGAGGGCCGCGGCCGCCCGCCTGTGGCGCGACGACCTCGCGTACGCGGAGCGGCGCTGGCAGTTGCGCTCGACGGGGCGCTTCCCCGGCTGAACCAGCACGACGCTCGTGGAAACGGGTGACGGCGCCCACCGAGGGCGCAGGCGCGTCCATTGAGAAAGTGGCTGTCGTCGTACCGAAAGTCATCACCTTGAGATATCGGATAGGCCGGAGAAGCAAAAGCTGCCGGTGCCAAAGTTGTCCGCTGTGTGGACAATGCTCTCGCCGCTCATCGGCGTTGTACTCGGCGGACTCATGTCGTTGGTGGCTCAGCACTCCATAGGACGCGCCTCGAACCGGACGGCGCGCCGGGAGGAACGCCTCGCCCACCTCGTCGAATTCCTGTCCGCGGTTCAGGAGGCCGAACGGGTCGCCGTGGACCGCTATCACCACAACCTGACCGACGAGCAGTGGCATGCGCGGGAACGGCAGGCCATCGACAGAGTGTGGGTGAAGCAGAAGACGATCCACATGCTGTGCAGCTCCGACGTCAACGGCGCTGCCCGGGGCGTCGCGTTCGCTGTACAGAAACTGTTCAGAGAGGGCCCCGACGACCCGGGAACACCACAGGACGAGAAGGTGTGGGCACATATCAGCCCCAGTCGGCGGGCATTCCTCGATGCCGCGCGCCGCTATCTGAAGTGAACGGGTTCCTGTTCTTCAGCCACACGCGCCCTCACCTTCACCGACAAGGCCAGAACTCGCAATCGCCGCCCCGGACCGCCCGAATGGGGTGACCTCCGGATGACCTCGAACGGTCTGCATGTTCGGGCATCTCGATTCTGGTCCACTTCCCGCGGTTGAAGGCTGCGAGGCGAAACGGATCATCAGACGCTCCTTGCTCGACGATCGCCCGCGCCCCTTGTGACCGGGAAGCTGTTTCGTCCGTGGATCTCCCAACGACCCCGCCGGCGGAGAGACGTGGGTCACACGCCCCCGTGTCACAGGGAGCCGGGTCACCTCGTCTCAGAGGTGTAGCCACCGACGACCACCGAGGAGCACACGATGGACGCGCGACTGAACTACTTCGCCGGCCCGAACCCCAGCAGGGCCTTCAAGCACTTCATGGCGGCGGGCAAGGCACTCAAGGAATCCCCTTTGCCGACCGCGACGCAGGAGCTGGTGGCGCTGCGCGTGAGCCAGATCAACGGCTGCGCCGCGTGCATCGACATGCACACCAAGGACGCCGCCGCTGCCGGGGAGACCTCCGTGCGGCTGAACCTGGTGGCGGCGTGGCGGGAGGCCACGGTCTACACCGAGGCCGAACGCGTCGCGCTGGAGCTGGCCGAGCAGGGGACCCGGGTCGCGGACGCGGCCGGCGGGGTCGGCGACGAGGTCTGGGCGCGTGCCACCGAGCACTACGACGAGGAGCAACTCACCGCCCTGGTGATCCTGGTGGCCTTCATGAACACGGCGAACCGGCTGAACATCATCACCCGACAGCCGGCCGGCGCCTACGAGACCGGGCAGATCCACTGAAAGGCAGCCCCCCAACCGGCGTGAGCCCGGCCACGGTTGTCGGGCCCCCCGGGCCTTGTGGCCTTGTTCTGCGCGGCCGACGGACCGGATGATCACCAAAAGAGACGATGCCCGCGCCGACGCGTACGGCCGGACGGGAAACCACAGGGGAGAGTCGGCGTGAGCAAGGTCGAGGAGTTCGAGGAGCTACGGCCGCTGCTGTTCTCGATCGCCTACCGGATTCTGGGCAGCGTGGCCGAGGCCGAGGACGCGGTGCAGGAGACCTGGTTGCGCTTCGACGGCTCGGCGACCCTCCCGACATCCATCAAGGCCTTCCTGTCGACCACGGTCACCCGGATCTCGATCGACGTACTGCGCTCCGCACGGGTGAGGCGGGAGGAGTACGTCGGGCCGTGGTTCCCCGAGCCGCTGCTCACCGACCCCTATCAGGATCCGGCACGTGCGGCGGAACTGGCCGACTCGGTGTCGATGGCGGCCCTGTTGCTCCTGGAGCGGCTCAGCCCGCTGGAGCGGTCGGTGTTCGTACTGCGGGAGGTGTTCGGCTTCGGCTTCGACGAGGTCGCCGCGGCGGTGGGGCGGTCGGAGGCGGCGTGCCGGCAGCTGCTGGTACGGGCGCGGCGGCACATGCGGGCCGGACGGCCACGGTTCGAAGCGGACCGCCAGGAACGGCAGGAGCTGGCGGCACGCTTCTTCGACGCTCTCCGCGAAGGCGATGTCGTCGGCCTGCGGGAGCTGCTGGCCGCCGACGTGTCGATGGTCGGAGACGGCGGCGGCAAGGCCCCGCAGTTGGCCAGGGCCGTCGTCGGGGCCGAGAACGTGGCCCGGCTGCTCGCCTCCGTCTTCCCCAGGATGGCCCAGGTCGACGTGACCTTCGAGCCGCGGGAGATCAACGGCCAGCCCGGAGCGGTATTCCGTGACCGGGACGACAAGGTGCTGCACATCCTGGCTCTCGATGTGCTCGACGGGCAGATCCGGACCATCCGCTCGGTGATCAACCCCGACAAGCTCGGCCACCTCGGGCCGGTCGCCGACGCCTGGGCTCTCGACCGCGAGGTGAAGCGGGCTCGCCGGCAGACGAAATGACCCTCGGGACGGGCGTGGTTCGGCTCCTCCGCAGGCAGTTCGCGTCAGCGGCCGCGGGGGGCCGGTCCGCCCGTCCGGCGAGTTCGAGATGGCGCCGGTGCGGACCGCGTCGCGCGGTCAAGCGCCCGCCGAGCGGGACGTGGGACCGCCGCGCAGCAGCCACTGCCCGAACGTCCGGCGCGGGGGCCGTACCACCACTCGGCCATGCAGCTTCCGACCTACCAGCTCCACTCGCAGAGTGACCGGCGTTTCAGGATGCATCGGACCTTGACGGTGCTTGATCCTGCAGTGCGCCAACTGCAGACCATCGGTATCGATCACGACGCCCGGCCTGGTGATCAGCGTCAGGGTCTTCCCCGTCATGCCCACGTCGATCCGCAAGGTGTCGTGCGTGATCACTGCGTCGGTGAAGTCCAGCGTCACCTCGCAGAACGTCACGGCGAGCTCCAGCCTCCGCGGTACCACCCAGCGCCCCACACGCTCGATCGCGC of the Streptomyces aurantiacus genome contains:
- a CDS encoding phytoene/squalene synthase family protein, with amino-acid sequence MTVRELDAAGITDPALRDAYTQCRRLNARHGRTYFLATRLLPVHRRPAVHALYGFARWADDIVDSMDPGIAPRRRAADLDRLHTRLAQGLRDGDSPEPVVLALADTARRYAIDHQYFSDFMASMRSDLEITDYPTYDDLRAYMHGSAAVIGLQMLPILGTVVPREEAAPHAAALGVAFQLTNFLRDVGEDLDRGRVYLPADLLRAHGVDRELLCWSRRTGLRDRRITDALKAVEDLTRGVYREAAPGIAMLDPVTRPCIRTAFVLYGGILDAVADDGYGVLHRRAVVPRRRRAAVAVDGLVRLVAAQVVGRAVRRAASPDSRELPVPRPAASGALPGAVPLHEEIT
- a CDS encoding RNA polymerase sigma-70 factor, whose product is MSKVEEFEELRPLLFSIAYRILGSVAEAEDAVQETWLRFDGSATLPTSIKAFLSTTVTRISIDVLRSARVRREEYVGPWFPEPLLTDPYQDPARAAELADSVSMAALLLLERLSPLERSVFVLREVFGFGFDEVAAAVGRSEAACRQLLVRARRHMRAGRPRFEADRQERQELAARFFDALREGDVVGLRELLAADVSMVGDGGGKAPQLARAVVGAENVARLLASVFPRMAQVDVTFEPREINGQPGAVFRDRDDKVLHILALDVLDGQIRTIRSVINPDKLGHLGPVADAWALDREVKRARRQTK
- a CDS encoding DUF5914 domain-containing protein gives rise to the protein MSPDRSARRGRFPLSLRKNPLAWERQRPTWREARPAVIAQALKRAQARPSGNWYVVGATEDIRDDRPLARTVDGQEVVVWRDASNRLVAGPGICPHLGAPLRDSPVRCGALVCHWHGLALRGDAFAGWEPLPAHDDGVLVWVRLDDVGGEHPLEAPVVPVRPAPAGAVSAVYEGVGRCEPEDIVANRLDPWHGAWFHPYSFVDLTVVDTPAAGTECAATDLDGFAVDVSFKLAGRLVVPVRAVFTAPEPRTVVMHITEGEGQGSVVETHATPLGPDERGRPRTTVVEAVVAASDRPGFTVARRMAPVLRPLMRAAAARLWRDDLAYAERRWQLRSTGRFPG
- the crtI gene encoding phytoene desaturase family protein, encoding MTRSVPGPTDHVVVVGAGLSGLAATLHLLGAGRRVTLVERDTLPGGRAGRLDRAGYRIDTGPTVLTMPHLADEAFAAVGESLHDRVDLIPLHPAYRALFADGSSIDVHTGAEAMEAEVERFAGAEEAAGYRRLRHWLEQLYRTQMRHFIDTNFDSPFQLLTPDLARLAALGGFGRLDAGIGRHLRDERLRRVFSFQSLYAGVPPSRALAAYAVIAYMDTVAGVYFPRGGMHALPQAMADAAADAGADLRFGQDVLRLERSGSRVTAVVTDQERIPCDAVVLTPDLPVAYGLLGHTPRRPLRIRHAPSAVVLHAGTDRTWPRLAHHTLSFGAPWHRTFDELTRTGRLMSDPSLLITRPTATDPTLAPPGRHLHYVLAPCPNTDIGPDTTAWADLAPRYRDSVLRVLERRGFEGITDAIEEQTLVTPADWQAQGHAAGTPFSAAHTFAQTGPFRPRNLVRGTDNAVLAGCGTTPGVGVPTVLLSGKLAAARITGLHAAPGPHRRRTAPTTPEGTH
- a CDS encoding carboxymuconolactone decarboxylase family protein, translating into MDARLNYFAGPNPSRAFKHFMAAGKALKESPLPTATQELVALRVSQINGCAACIDMHTKDAAAAGETSVRLNLVAAWREATVYTEAERVALELAEQGTRVADAAGGVGDEVWARATEHYDEEQLTALVILVAFMNTANRLNIITRQPAGAYETGQIH
- a CDS encoding DUF1707 SHOCT-like domain-containing protein, with product MSGEMSPTGKRSGPGSAPELRASHADRDRVVDVLRIAAGDGLLDADELDERLEVALSARTLSELAPLTADLPPVPAAAGVAGAEVKDVVRIEQIHSGAIERVGRWVVPRRLELAVTFCEVTLDFTDAVITHDTLRIDVGMTGKTLTLITRPGVVIDTDGLQLAHCRIKHRQGPMHPETPVTLRVELVGRKLHGRVVVRPPRRTFGQWLLRGGPTSRSAGA